The following are encoded together in the Triticum dicoccoides isolate Atlit2015 ecotype Zavitan chromosome 6B, WEW_v2.0, whole genome shotgun sequence genome:
- the LOC119322672 gene encoding two-component response regulator-like PRR1 gives MVGAGEGVRAGGSGAGVGGGQPFVDRSKVRILLCDSDPDSSQDVLRLLCNCSYQVTCAKSPRQVINVLNCEGAEIDIILAEVDLPVSKCFKLLKYIGRNKELRHIPIIMMSNRDEVSVVVKCLRLGAAEYLVKPLRMNELLNLWTHVWRRRRMLGLAEKNFFIDNLELVLSEPSDANTNSTTLLSDETDDKPKGNRNHETNISSQHEYESPAMDPPKTDKLENLPSIAEDDDKASSPGGMFSRPIKTNLRIAESSAFLAYVKSSTPANNPLDNELQRKGNQIDVMDHQGNFSGATERIDTNSSINIQDEKAFETPVQYPLVCFSSSNLHLEQRNEGQQDVSGNPPVYHYPFYYPGMVEHGMALHSVQSFQGNINTAQAHTPPTMLHQYNVYHQSHGASMQSYQYSPAGMNVHSSHLSTQNVWSSVSSTPIPEERHSRSGRRAAALAKFRQKRKDRCFDKKVRYVNRKKVAETRPRVRGQFVRQASNTDIISTGDDISEYEDDDPSSRDVELVSSPE, from the exons ATGGTGGGCGCCGGCGAGGGGGTTCGCGCTGGCGGCAGCGGCGCCGGGGTGGGGGGAGGGCAGCCGTTCGTCGACCGGAGCAAGGTCAGGATCCTCCTCTGCGACAGCGACCCCGACAGCTCACAGGATGTGCTTCGCCTCCTCTGCAACTGCTCCTACCAAG TGACCTGCGCCAAGTCTCCACGGCAGGTGATCAACGTGCTCAACTGCGAGGGCGCTGAGATAGACATCATCCTGGCCGAGGTCGACCTGCCAGTCTCCAAGTGCTTCAAGTTGCTCAAGTACATTGGCAGGAACAAGGAACTGCGCCACATCCCCATCATCA TGATGTCCAATAGAGACGAGGTTTCTGTTGTTGTCAAGTGCTTGCGGCTCGGGGCAGCGGAGTACCTGGTCAAGCCGCTTCGCATGAATGAGCTGTTGAATCTCTGGACCCATGTCTGGCGAAGAAGACGGATG CTTGGTTTGGCCGAGAAAAACTTCTTCATTGACAATCTTGAGTTGGTGCTGTCGGAACCTAGTGATGCCAATACCAATAGCACCACACTCCTTTCGGATGAGACAGATGATAAGCCAAAAGGAAATAGAAATCATGAAACAAATATCTCGAGTCAACATGAATATGAG TCTCCTGCCATGGACCCCCCCAAAACAGACAAATTGGAAAATTTACCTAGCATTGCAGAAGATGATGATAAAGCAT CATCTCCAGGAGGAATGTTTTCACGCCCAATAAAGACTAATTTGAGGATAGCTGAATCATCTGCATTTCTAGCATATGTTAAATCAAGCACTCCAGCAAACAATCCATTGGATAATGAACTACAGAGAAAGGGTAATCAGATTGATGTTATGGATCACCAGGGTAATTTCTCTGGTGCGACCGAGAGAATAGACACTAATAGTAGTATAAATATTCAGGATGAAAAAGCTTTTGAGACGCCTGTGCAGTATCCTTTGGTATGCTTTTCTTCCTCTAACTTGCATCTGGAGCAAAGGAATGAGGGCCAACAAGATGTTTCAGGAAACCCTCCTGTATATCATTACCCATTTTATTATCCAGGGATGGTAGAGCATGGCATGGCACTTCATTCAGTTCAAAGTTTCCAAGGAAACATAAACACTGCTCAAGCTCATACACCACCAACAATGCTCCATCAATACAATGTTTATCACCAATCCCATGGTGCATCGATGCAATCGTATCAGTATAGTCCTGCTGGTATGAATGTGCATTCAAGTCATTTGTCAACGCAGAATGTGTGGTCGTCGGTATCAAGCACACCAATTCCCGAGGAAAGACACAGTCGATCTGGCAGGAGAGCTGCAGCACTTGCAAAATTCAGGCAGAAAAGGAAGGACCGCTGTTTTGACAAGAAGGTGAGGTATGTTAATCGGAAGAAAGTTGCTGAAACAAGGCCGAGGGTGCGGGGTCAGTTTGTTAGGCAGGCAAGCAACACAGATATAATTAGCACTGGTGATGATATATCTGAATATGAAGACGATGATCCATCCTCCAGGGACGTTGAGTTGGTTTCTTCACCAGAGTAG
- the LOC119324288 gene encoding H/ACA ribonucleoprotein complex subunit 3-like protein: MYLQYYINEKGVKVYTTKKESPLGVPTQSAHPARFSPDDKYARQRYLLKKRFGLLPTQQPAQKY, from the exons atgtatctCCAGTACTACATCAACGAGAAGGGCGTCAAGGTGTACACCACAAAG AAGGAATCCCCTCTCGGTGTGCCGACGCAGTCTGCCCACCCAG CTCGTTTCTCCCCGGATGACAAGTATGCCCGTCAGCGTTACCTGTTGAAGAAGAGGTTTGGATTGCTGCCAACCCAACAGCCAGCACAAAAGTACTGA